From one Anopheles bellator chromosome 1, idAnoBellAS_SP24_06.2, whole genome shotgun sequence genomic stretch:
- the LOC131205688 gene encoding phospholipid-transporting ATPase ABCA3-like — protein sequence MPSTSWQKFVLLLWKNWTIQKRHYVQTAFEIVIPVLACSLLILVRGLVTPTVYSQPTSFASLNVESLAMIREMVTNDPIGLKIVYSPRNDVFAAVVGRAARMLGTDVLKEGFSTAEAMHKTLVTHNYLAGVEFGDELRNITSLPEQLTVALRFPSEMRTTTLPGAQFWANWRTFLIFPQFQVYGARNINASDGGYPANYYAEGFASVQNAISRAVLEVRQGSSGASNVTLPKVQLKRFPYPAYYDDPLLRGLENLFPSIVMVAFFYSCINTVKFITLEKERQLKESMKVMGLDGWIHWVAWFVRTLALLTVSISLITVLLSFSLTTNTKVAIFQFSNRFLIWLFFLVYGITTIALCFMLSTFFSKANIASGIAGIVWFYSLTPFQLTFGNYDRMSLAAKLAMSLWSNTAMGYGVMLFMKHEGTATGLQWSNLFTPVTVDDRLTMGHVLGMLLFDGLVYLAVALYVEQIAPGQFGVPRRWNFPFTKSFWCDEVFNRVSTSTGTAGGVSERTKLHSPPPPVTDRIYAGNMEEEPTDKAVGIATVGLRKVFETGKQASQRREAVRGLTVNFFRDQITVLLGHNGAGKTTTIAMLTGTYAPTAGVAMVDGHQLGHGAQAFRNTLGFCPQHNVLFDELTVAEHIRFFAQLKGVQGEDRLEAEVVRYLGALGLEQKREAQSHTLSGGMKRKLSLAVALCGGSRIVFCDEPTSGMDPGARRTVWELLQREKRNRTIVLSTHFMDEADVLGDRVAVMCDGELRAVGTPFYLKKRFGAGYRLICVKRPDCQPELLTELLGRFVPDVRLESDIGTELSFRLPEQHRGAFQPALEALERNVDRCGISSYGIALSTMEEVFMRLGSDETGAEGRKVRSHTNGAAPPLITITESYELQTGLELRHSQIVAMLSKKYLSFIRSWKISTLQVLLPMAFVLLVIAIVRFFPNNVVLPPLDISLASYERTSTVLSTSERNASIATAYYEVIREASQRAPRDRHELIVTDRNFTEYIIERAVESVRIVDNTFMIGCSLDGPDRYTAWFNNKAYHTAPLSLAVLYNAIGRTLCPNCSLAVVNKPLPYSSSVRFLRTQAASNLGFQLAFNTGFAMAFVGALYILYYVRERSSGSKLLQFVSGVEPVTFWGVSFLFDFAVYCGAMCLYLGTLAIFQEEGWSTPAELGRVALVFLCFGLAVIPFTYLGAYCFDVPSTGFIKMLIFNIFTGTVLFTAVFLLKVKDFDLRHVAETLEWIYMVFPLFALSHSLNNINVMETTRQICDAYCDAMPFCTPQLACKFNELCCDVDIFSFSARGISRNLVYLIAIALISFAALLLKEYRLLDGINPRRISCYLADRRRNLAPEGGSTAETETIAIGEDTDVADERARVESFTGPGSALLAVRELSKRYGRSLVAVDRITFAVGDRECFGLLGVNGAGKTSTFRMLTGDCRPTRGDAWVGGYALRTQLQAVYRRIGYCPQFDALLDDLTGRETLHMYARLRGIPRRSIAATIERLAIELHFGVHLDKRIDAYSGGTRRKLSTAVALLGEPSVVYLDEPTTGMDPGAKRHFWNVMCRVRAEGRTALVLTSHSMDECEALCTRLAIMVNGTFRCLGSSQHLKNKFSHGYFLTVKLRRTYTDEESQANKRAIKGFLEDTFGEGALLKEEYHNYLTYHIVDTTRRWSEMFGLLERAHDQLWLEDYSLGQTSLEQVFLTLTASQRPSLDEA from the exons ATGCCGTCAACGAGTTGGCAAAAGTTTGTGCTGTTACTCTGGAAAAACTGGACCATCCAGAAGCGCCACTACGTGCAGACGGCGTTCGAGATCGTGATCCCGGTGTTGGCCTGCTCGCTGCTGATTCTGGTCCGCGGTCTCGTCACACCAACCGTTTACAGCCAGCCCACGTCCTTCGCCAGCTTGAATGTGGAAAGTTTGGCCATGATTCG CGAGATGGTGACGAACGATCCGATCGGGCTGAAAATTGTCTACTCACCGCGCAATGACGTGTTCGCCGCGGTCGTTGGGCGGGCGGCCAGAATGCTCGGTACGGATGTGCTCAAGGAAGGGTTCAGCACCGCCGAAGCCATGCACAAGACGCTCGTCACGCATAATTACCTCGCCGGAGTGGAATTCGGCGATGAGCTCCGT AACATCACTTCGTTGCCCGAGCAGCTGACCGTTGCGCTGCGGTTTCCGAGCGAAATGCGAACCACGACACTGCCGGGTGCCCAGTTTTGGGCCAACTGGCGCACGTTCCTGATATTCCCACAGTTTCAGGTGTACGGCGCGAGAAACATTAACGCGAGCGACGGTGGCTATCCGGCCAACTACTACGCCGAAGGATTTGCCTCCGTCCAGAATGCGATCAGCCGTGCGGTGCTGGAGGTGCGCCAAGGCAGCAGCGGTGCCAGTAACGTGACGCTACCCAAAGTCCAGCTCAAA CGCTTCCCGTATCCGGCGTACTACGATGATCCGCTGCTGCGTGGCTTGGAGAATCTGTTTCCCTCCATCGTGATGGTGGCGTTCTTCTACTCGTGCATCAATACGGTCAAATTTATTACGCTCGAGAAGGAACGGCAGCTCAAGGAATCGATGAAGGTGATGGGTCTCGACGGCTGGATCCACTGGGTGGCGTGGTTCGTGCGGACCCTCGCCCTGCTGACGGTGTCGATCAGTCTTATCACGGTGCTGCTGAGCTTCAGCCTGACCACCAACACGAAGGTGGCCATCTTTCAGTTTTCCAACCGATTTCTGATCTGGTTGTTTTTCCTTGTGTACGGCATCACAACGATCGCACTCTGCTTCATGCTGAGCACGTTCTTTTCGAAAG CGAACATTGCGTCCGGAATCGCCGGCATCGTGTGGTTCTATTCGTTGACTCCGTTTCAGCTCACGTTCGGCAACTACGATCGCATGTCACTCGCTGCCAAGCTGGCCATGAGCCTGTGGAGCAACACGGCCATGGGTTACGGGGTGATGCTGTTCATGAAGCACGAAGGAACGGCCACCGGGCTGCAGTGGTCGAATCTGTTTACCCCGGTCACCGTTGACGATCGGCTAACGATGGGCCACGTGCTCGGCATGCTACTGTTCGACGGGCTAGTCTATCTAGCGGTGGCTCTCTACGTCGAACAGATAGCCCCCGGACAGTTTGGTGTGCCCCGAAGGTGGAACTTTCCCTTCACCAAGAGTTTCTGGTGCGACGAAGTGTTTAATCGCGTTTCGACGAGCACCGGAACTGCGGGTGGCGTAAGTGAACGAACGAAACTACattcaccgccgccaccagtcACCGACCGAATCTATGCGGGCAATATGGAGGAAGAACCCACCGACAAAGCAGTCGGAATAGCGACGGTCGGTTTGAGGAAAGTGTTCGAAACTGGCAAACAAGCTTCGCAGCGCCGAGAAGCAGTGCGCGGATTGACCGTCAATTTTTTTCGCGATCAAATCACTGTCCTGCTCGGCCACAATGGCGCGGGCAAGACGACCACGATAGCCATGCTGACCGGCACGTACGCACCGACGGCCGGTGTGGCCATGGTCGATGGGCACCAGCTTGGTCATGGGGCGCAGGCCTTTCGCAACACACTCGGTTTCTGTCCCCAGCACAACGTCCTGTTCGATGAGCTAACCGTGGCCGAACACATTCGTTTCTTCGCCCAACTGAAGGGTGTCCAGGGCGAGGACCGGCTTGAGGCCGAGGTAGTCCGATATCTGGGAGCCTTGGGTCTGGAGCAGAAACGTGAAGCTCAATCGCACACCCTGTCCGGGGGCATGAAACGCAAACTATCGCTAGCGGTGGCCCTGTGTGGTGGGTCGAGGATCGTGTTCTGCGACGAGCCAACATCCGGGATGGATCCGGGCGCACGGCGAACGGTGTGGGAGTTGCTGCAGCGCGAAAAGCGCAACCGTACGATCGTTCTGTCGACGCACTTTATGGACGAGGCCGATGTGCTCGGTGATCGGGTCGCGGTCATGTGTGACGGGGAATTGCGGGCCGTCGGGACACCGTTCTATTTGAAGAAACGGTTCGGGGCCGGATACCGCTTGATTTGTGTCAAGCGGCCCGACTGCCAACCGGAGCTGCTGACGGAGCTGTTGGGTCGCTTCGTGCCGGATGTGCGACTTGAATCGGATATCGGGACGGAGCTGAGTTTTCGATTACCCGAGCAGCACCGTGGTGCATTTCAACCGGCACTGGAAGCACTGGAACGGAACGTCGATCGGTGCGGAATTTCAAGCTACGGAATAGCGCTTTCCACGATGGAGGAAGTTTTCATGCG ACTCGGAAGTGATGAAACGGGTGCCGAGGGTCGGAAAGTACGATCCCACACGAATGGTGCTGCTCCACCGCTGATTACGATCACCGAATCGTACGAGCTGCAGACTGGGCTCGAACTGCGCCACAGTCAGATTGTGGCAATGCTGAGCAAAAAGTACCTCAGCTTCATTCGGTCGTGGAAGATCTCTACGCTGCAGGTGCTACTGCCGATGGCGTTTGTGTTGCtggtgatcgcgatcgtacgGTTTTTTCCCAACAACGTCGTTTTGCCTCCGCTGGACATTAGCCTAGCGAGCTACGAACGCACCAGCACCGTACTTTCCACTAGCGAGCGGAACGCCTCGATCGCCACGGCGTACTACGAAGTGATCCGAGAAGCTTCCCAGCGGGCGCCGCGTGATCGTCATGAGCTGATCGTAACCGATCGCAACTTTACGGAGTATATCATCGAGAGG GCGGTCGAAAGTGTTCGCATCGTGGACAATACGTTCATGATCGGTTGCAGCCTGGATGGCCCCGATCGGTACACGGCGTGGTTCAACAATAAAGCATACCACACGGCACCACTTTCACTGGCCGTGTTGTATAACGCTATCGGCCGGACACTGTGCCCGAACTGCAGCCTGGCAGTGGTGAACAAACCGCTACCGTACAGTAGCAGCGTGCGGTTTCTGCGCACCCAGGCCGCCAGCAACCTGGGCTTTCAGCTGGCCTTCAATACGGGCTTTGCGATGGCGTTCGTCGGTGCACTCTACATCCTGTACTACGTCCGGGAGCGGTCGTCCGGCTCGAAGCTGCTCCAGTTTGTGAGTGGCGTTGAACCGGTCACCTTTTGGGGCGTTTCGTTTCTGTTCGACTTTGCCGTGTACTGTGGCGCGATGTGCCTCTATCTAGGGACGCTGGCCATCTTCCAGGAAGAAGGCTGGTCAACACCGGCCGAACTCGGGCGAGTAGCGCTGGTGTTTCTGTGCTTCGGGTTGGCCGTCATCCCGTTCACTTACCTCGGTGCGTACTGCTTCGATGTACCGTCGACCGGGTTCATCAAGATGCTCATCTTCAACATCTTCACCGGTACCGTCCTCTTCACGGCGGTATTTCTGCTCAAGGTGAAAGACTTCGATTTGCGCCACGTGGCCGAAACGCTCGAGTGGATCTACATGGTGTTCCCGTTGTTCGCCCTGAGCCATAGTTTGAACAACATCAACGTGATGGAAACGACGCGCCAGATCTGTGACGCGTACTGCGACGCGATGCCCTTCTGTACGCCCCAGTTGGCGTGCAAATTTAACGAGCTTTGCTGTG ATGTGGACATTTTTTCCTTCAGCGCCCGAGGCATCAGTCGCAACCTGGTGTAtctgatcgcgatcgcactCATTTCATTCGCGGCGCTTTTGTTGAAAGAGTATCGACTTCTGGATGGCATCAATCCTCGCCGAATCAGCTGCTATTTGGCAGACCGGCGGCGCAATCTAGCCCCCGAAGGTGGTAGTACAgctgaaacggaaacgattgCCATAGGGGAGGACACTGATGTGGCCGACGAACGGGCCCGCGTGGAAAGCTTCACCGGTCCGGGATCGGCTTTGTTGGCGGTGCGCGAGCTAAGCAAACGGTACGGCCGCTCGCTGGTGGCCGTCGATCGAATAACTTTTGCGGTCGGTGATCGTGAGTGTTTCGGGTTACTCGGTGTCAACGGTGCCGGGAAAACGTCCACCTTCCGCATGCTAACCGGAGACTGTCGTCCGACGCGCGGTGACGCGTGGGTCGGAGGCTACGCACTGCGCACACAGCTGCAGGCCGTTTATCGGCGGATCGGTTACTGTCCCCAGTTCGACGCGCTGCTCGACGATCTGACGGGACGTGAAACGCTGCACATGTACGCGCGGTTGCGCGGCATCCCGCGCCGCTCGATTGCGGCCACCATCGAGCGGTTAGCGATCGAGCTGCACTTTGGGGTCCACCTCGACAAACGCATCGACGCATACAGTGGTGGCACTCGGCGGAAACTTAGTACGGCCGTGGCACTGCTCGGCGAGCCGTCCGTCGTGTACCTGGACGAGCCGACCACCGGCATGGATCCGGGTGCGAAGCGACACTTCTGGAACGTGATGTGTCGGGTGCGCGCCGAAGGTCGAACCGCGCTCGTGCTCACATCGCACAGTATGGACGAGTGCGAGGCGCTCTGCACCCGGCTGGCCATCATGGTGAATGGGACGTTCCGGTGCCTCGGATCGTCGCAGCATCTCAAGAACAAATTCTCGCACGGGTACTTCCTGACCGTGAAACTGAGGCGCACCTACACGGACGAAGAAAGCCAAGCGAACAAACGGGCGATTAAAGGGTTCCTGGAGGACACATTCGGCGAAGGGGCCCTGTTGAAGGAAGAGTACCACAATTACCTCACATACCACATCGTCGACACGACCCGCCGGTGGTCCGAGATGTTTGGCTTGTTGGAGCGAGCGCACGACCAACTGTGGCTCGAAGACTACAGCCTCGGCCAGACGTCCCTGGAGCAGGTGTTTCTTACGCtgaccgccagccagcggcccaGTCTCGATGAAGCCTAA